The proteins below come from a single Eubacterium limosum genomic window:
- a CDS encoding InlB B-repeat-containing protein: MRKSKFKQTMSMLLAVLMVSMSMNFSVFAEELAAPTDETTTTTVEAPAEQPAEEQTPAVGALAPVNEETGTTEENAVIQETPAMMALSDSEYLAPGTPALDEMTGKECFFANGTPITIEATTTEGKGAKITWDGGSQEVSSAANIFGGGHNHDGTYESTSVTMTGGTVNAVFGGGLHKSHVATANIVIKDGVVIGQIAGGAASSFSGTTCHQPWPGSDSPNAFVDTANATIEGGTIKGSALVYGGGEGMSQTGNTNLNITGGTFDKAYIIPGGSNGTTTGTAKVEISTDIKDSIVQGVNRGKTENIVIDIKTGAKVDKVYAGGETGDSSVTGTIEKATVNIAADSAVANLQPGTNGGIEIAPNSTELITLNYDDSALINEGENTLEKLETRFGVAVLGKTAKAIAVTDVEGKVICGYDDIQTAVDEAPSDSIIKLQKNIDINQTIQYRNKNLTFDGNNKTYKLTSTAKDRIFMLTGTGDTGTGLTLKNLEVIGNNTNQRGIHVGDITDTTDNNHYKSQITLDNAELKFDFCVDPRGINFGDGQHQGSVITLTNNSKILNGLNQEYENNWGNSGNGSRGLSLWNPKDVTVNIEKNSALKGFKYAVNVSGTQQVVGDKLLADAEGLNVTVDNSTIYGWAAFNIWASYGTYNIQNGSVLKGINTVKGTPGSANDFTTIKLNYDWPSGDTPAYQTYDNVLNITNSTITNSKTGDFDQDLLTIDNAETIKSVNLEGAHFVDATGTIDSAITVYDNGDKSGSISKAIAAVKAKTLMDAASTSVYQPAEGEAKSLPFYDIVAVNGEKEYQNLQEAIDDAAGNDTITVKEGTHNLDQTLLISKPVTIKGEDNKIVVITRGDTWSPVSSTEGSQGSLIHILNTNNVTLENLTVTGARKVEGTTNANGHGINIVQSTDVTLKNITSKDNAAAGVVVNGSTVTATGLYTSGNAWYGVNVDQGSGVINDTQFTLNAPYRFGETYQIVSDKYNSSDNIEVNLPDAFVQSDLENKSVYWNDSSTMIKNQNKNRTYPTIQAAIEDANRNNTILIPAGTYAEDLNITQSVILKKVEKAESDCVLDGNITVAEGKKVTLSDLNAGTNAAVMVKKGANLALINSDAFVENQHITVEKLFGTEYDTSIIKQNDQEVAKDKLSFVYLGEEIKPDMKLFRADEVSYTVKTPAQFYWLSQQINKGSIDTSKVTIKLGNDLDFHNDEWLPVGVKDHDYVGSFDGQNYKISNLYVNKPGENYTGLFGKAWGAKELGNVIFENVEIIGSDQTGVLTGQFVGSAISNVQLLNYQVNGNQFVGGIVGYSYTNMYSCNGENGVVVANDQDAGGLMGFNGEGNYQVKNCTVKNVEVESRFWDCGGIIGSANSNIVLQNCKSEGGKVSVRFKQNYGQILGRVTNAGASTIYNCTSDTPLFAYNSSTGMEERLEDILVGGNQDYIKTLTVYNENNETPYATIQEAIDKANSGDTIKIGAGTYDEAITLTKAVNLIGPYADTEIKAEEATTDNRPDESEAILTGGINITRPDKDSSESISIKGLKFTKSGIYSVGWGNDPNLNSITIENNVFENIANELNNSEKNVSAIHFNLADNQPVQNCTIKNNRISGVANGDSSGINVFTVSGATTITGNYIENTNHSALQIQGTATGDVTITGNTFKNWDQDVANGGRAMRFGKFAKVDSMTVTNNKMIRALEPGEDKDQMAKFDTIPDEGSLDFSLNYWNSKLPVTTYGKAEDSSVIVISDGSAKINALPYYADEEMKRPLVPVEVKDSTGNLKGNYLTIPEAVADAETKDHIVISEGIQTLSSSITIPSGKDLTFEGTVSDSGALLTTLQRSAVGGDGNNIIFSAAQENVQTTVKNLNFVTTKEGASTFYSDKKSAELTIEGCSFNSAEGINYGGNIVMGAGVENTGKLSFVNNKVNFSFRNGINAAGNNSVITGNEFVYTSDRINDSNRTSVLSLVADDNSGIITITDNIFKNANRAIAVDNSKMLSGNKVTIKDNQFIDVRYGFELGSTVNKGCGVYDLSKNYYARTQPDGSGIAAPMLIEDADISEGTHFDGSRDYKGDQVNVYPYYVDKEMTKTYAPLEVQHKDEGAKNEYFGIIAKAYEAAHAGDTIVINRAANGSDAVIDEAVDMNTKDADLKLMGSTTFNGTFAGSTRASLILENGTTATFTNAEQNAIQYFTSVDVENFNAETPTQIVAPTVNTSQNSFIAKGGLMDYVKGDPNSIWTYGSPSDRFNGGDGTAEKPWQINTPEQMKLLQTPEFKTKDKYFKLTNDINVSDWDALAKFEGSFNGNGYSITGNAVNFIDELSKDAKVEKLRFEGFTNLVNTNNGTIENCYTIGEKTTAIVNIMGSGGTLTDSFTAGTKAVQTNEAGGTILHVYHCGEKGGIGTAMTKADMQKARFANMLNSGTEGVWDYNADVEAPSAYPFVMKDDKTTTIQKLGKVNVSCDASIGKVSIVQPDDGIYAKDTITLKAEITNSDYDFLSWTNASGEIIGTNRTCDYTLRTKDDVGTFTANFTRKPTITVSALNFNASAGSISVNGIENSNAVNAEINVGTMARLKATPKVGYKFVKWTTLQDMNTAVSVEDTFTIYAGTSNLQYLAHFEEIQADKVTVSFKNSVTGAIIGQPQTIDKNGEVAVPEAPVYLDRDFVGWYDGNIKASVVNGKIQNVQKDTTYEARYTQKHIQYTVTVTNGSIDGEQGTSVQKDANSRVTVIANTPEQGKQFAGWKYTNGDSIISYDATYTFTLKADTSIEATYSELPVEKQPTVSIDPNPVQIDQSEGLYKLRFIVRSEVPDDDGYTPIKCGIVAKKADVANPEELALGAADVIVGGKTNIGNQYTYTVNLGNLAVSTTVSARGYLTYMKNGETYTIYTDMVKGTVVAN, from the coding sequence GTGAGAAAGTCTAAATTTAAACAGACCATGTCAATGCTGCTCGCAGTATTGATGGTATCTATGTCCATGAATTTCTCAGTGTTTGCGGAAGAATTAGCCGCTCCGACTGACGAGACAACAACGACTACTGTCGAAGCGCCAGCTGAGCAGCCCGCAGAAGAACAAACACCGGCTGTCGGGGCACTGGCACCGGTGAATGAGGAAACAGGGACAACAGAAGAAAATGCCGTTATTCAGGAAACACCTGCAATGATGGCACTGAGCGATTCAGAGTATTTAGCACCAGGAACTCCAGCGTTAGATGAAATGACTGGAAAAGAGTGTTTTTTCGCAAATGGTACACCAATTACTATTGAGGCAACAACTACAGAAGGTAAAGGCGCTAAAATCACTTGGGATGGCGGAAGTCAAGAGGTATCAAGTGCTGCGAATATTTTTGGCGGCGGACACAATCATGATGGAACCTATGAGTCCACCTCTGTCACCATGACGGGTGGGACGGTCAATGCTGTTTTTGGCGGCGGTCTGCATAAAAGTCATGTAGCAACAGCAAATATTGTCATTAAAGACGGCGTAGTCATTGGGCAAATTGCCGGTGGTGCGGCATCATCTTTTAGTGGAACTACATGTCATCAACCGTGGCCGGGGAGCGATAGTCCAAATGCCTTTGTCGATACTGCCAATGCCACCATTGAAGGCGGCACCATCAAAGGTAGTGCGCTGGTTTACGGTGGTGGCGAAGGGATGAGCCAGACTGGCAATACTAATTTGAATATTACCGGCGGTACATTTGATAAAGCCTATATTATCCCAGGTGGTTCTAATGGTACTACGACAGGAACAGCGAAGGTAGAAATATCGACAGATATTAAGGACTCAATTGTTCAGGGGGTCAATCGCGGCAAAACTGAGAATATTGTTATTGACATTAAAACAGGTGCGAAAGTCGACAAGGTTTATGCCGGTGGCGAAACAGGGGATTCGAGTGTCACAGGTACCATCGAAAAAGCCACAGTGAATATCGCCGCAGACAGTGCTGTTGCAAATTTACAGCCAGGTACCAATGGCGGTATAGAAATAGCTCCAAACAGCACAGAACTTATTACATTGAATTATGATGATTCAGCCCTAATCAACGAAGGTGAAAATACCTTAGAAAAGCTCGAAACGCGTTTTGGCGTAGCTGTTCTTGGTAAAACCGCCAAAGCAATTGCGGTTACTGATGTGGAAGGAAAAGTTATCTGCGGTTATGATGATATCCAGACTGCTGTAGATGAAGCGCCATCAGACAGTATCATAAAGCTTCAGAAGAACATTGATATCAATCAAACCATTCAATATCGCAATAAAAATTTAACTTTTGATGGAAATAATAAAACATATAAATTGACATCCACAGCCAAAGATCGTATTTTTATGCTGACAGGTACGGGGGACACAGGTACAGGGCTCACATTAAAAAATTTGGAAGTTATTGGAAATAATACGAACCAACGCGGGATTCATGTTGGTGACATAACAGATACAACAGATAATAATCACTATAAATCACAAATCACATTAGATAATGCTGAGCTCAAGTTTGATTTCTGCGTTGATCCGCGAGGAATCAATTTTGGTGACGGGCAACATCAAGGATCTGTGATTACTTTGACGAACAACAGCAAAATTTTAAATGGACTCAATCAGGAGTATGAAAATAATTGGGGGAACAGTGGGAATGGATCAAGAGGATTGTCACTCTGGAACCCCAAAGATGTGACTGTTAATATTGAAAAAAACAGCGCGCTTAAAGGCTTTAAATATGCAGTCAATGTTTCAGGTACACAACAGGTAGTTGGCGATAAGTTACTTGCCGATGCCGAAGGACTGAATGTTACAGTAGATAATTCGACCATTTATGGCTGGGCTGCTTTTAATATCTGGGCCAGCTATGGTACCTACAATATTCAAAATGGTTCTGTATTAAAAGGAATCAATACAGTAAAGGGTACGCCAGGGTCTGCAAATGATTTTACTACCATCAAATTAAATTATGACTGGCCGTCTGGTGATACACCTGCTTATCAAACTTATGATAATGTTTTAAATATAACCAATTCAACTATTACCAACAGTAAAACCGGTGATTTCGATCAGGATCTTTTGACAATTGACAATGCAGAAACGATCAAAAGTGTTAACTTAGAAGGCGCACATTTTGTTGATGCAACCGGGACAATAGATTCAGCTATCACTGTTTACGATAATGGTGACAAATCAGGTAGTATTTCAAAAGCCATAGCGGCCGTTAAGGCCAAAACGTTGATGGATGCAGCATCAACTTCCGTTTATCAGCCAGCAGAGGGTGAAGCAAAGTCTTTGCCGTTTTATGATATCGTTGCGGTAAACGGCGAAAAAGAATACCAGAATCTTCAGGAAGCCATTGATGATGCAGCCGGTAATGATACGATTACCGTTAAGGAAGGGACACATAATCTGGACCAGACGCTTTTAATCAGTAAGCCGGTTACAATCAAAGGTGAAGATAATAAAATAGTTGTCATTACGCGTGGTGATACCTGGTCACCAGTGTCATCGACTGAAGGCAGCCAGGGCTCACTGATTCACATTTTAAATACGAATAATGTAACCCTTGAAAATTTGACGGTTACAGGAGCACGTAAAGTGGAAGGCACTACAAACGCCAACGGACACGGCATTAACATTGTGCAGTCCACCGATGTAACTTTAAAGAATATCACATCAAAAGATAACGCTGCCGCGGGTGTGGTCGTCAACGGCTCAACCGTAACCGCCACAGGCCTGTACACCAGTGGAAATGCCTGGTATGGCGTGAATGTGGACCAGGGGAGCGGTGTGATCAATGATACCCAGTTCACGCTCAATGCACCTTACCGTTTTGGAGAGACTTATCAAATTGTATCCGATAAATATAATTCAAGTGATAACATCGAGGTAAATCTGCCAGACGCGTTTGTACAAAGTGATTTGGAGAATAAATCCGTTTATTGGAATGATTCTTCAACAATGATCAAGAATCAAAATAAAAACAGAACCTATCCAACCATTCAGGCAGCCATTGAGGATGCGAACCGGAACAATACGATTCTGATTCCAGCAGGAACCTATGCGGAAGACCTGAACATAACACAATCCGTCATCCTGAAGAAAGTGGAAAAGGCAGAAAGTGATTGTGTTTTAGACGGAAATATTACTGTGGCTGAAGGTAAAAAAGTAACACTCAGTGACCTGAATGCGGGAACAAATGCTGCCGTTATGGTTAAAAAAGGTGCGAATTTAGCACTGATTAACAGTGATGCCTTTGTTGAAAATCAACATATTACTGTCGAGAAACTTTTCGGAACAGAATATGACACCAGTATCATTAAACAAAATGATCAGGAGGTTGCAAAAGATAAGCTCTCATTTGTTTATCTGGGTGAAGAAATAAAACCAGATATGAAGCTTTTCAGAGCAGATGAAGTATCTTATACGGTCAAAACGCCAGCCCAATTCTACTGGCTGTCACAGCAGATTAATAAAGGTAGCATTGATACTTCAAAAGTAACGATTAAATTAGGGAACGACCTTGATTTCCATAATGACGAATGGTTGCCAGTGGGAGTAAAAGATCATGATTACGTAGGATCTTTTGATGGCCAAAATTATAAAATTTCTAATTTGTATGTAAACAAGCCAGGTGAAAATTATACTGGATTGTTTGGAAAAGCATGGGGCGCTAAAGAATTAGGAAATGTTATTTTTGAAAACGTAGAAATTATAGGCTCAGATCAAACCGGTGTTCTCACAGGCCAATTTGTAGGATCGGCAATAAGCAATGTACAACTGTTAAACTATCAGGTTAATGGAAACCAGTTTGTCGGTGGTATTGTGGGCTATTCATATACAAATATGTATAGCTGTAATGGAGAAAACGGAGTAGTTGTTGCTAATGACCAAGATGCTGGCGGACTTATGGGATTTAATGGAGAAGGAAATTATCAAGTTAAAAACTGTACAGTCAAAAATGTTGAGGTTGAAAGCAGATTTTGGGATTGTGGTGGTATTATTGGTAGCGCTAATTCGAATATTGTTTTACAAAACTGTAAATCTGAAGGCGGAAAGGTCAGTGTTCGTTTTAAACAGAATTACGGTCAAATATTAGGAAGAGTGACAAATGCTGGTGCATCAACAATTTATAACTGTACGTCTGACACACCGTTATTTGCATATAACAGTTCAACGGGTATGGAGGAAAGACTTGAAGATATACTGGTTGGTGGTAATCAAGATTATATCAAGACACTTACCGTTTACAATGAAAATAATGAGACACCATATGCAACCATTCAGGAAGCAATAGACAAAGCAAATTCCGGCGACACCATTAAAATCGGTGCGGGCACTTATGATGAAGCAATCACCTTAACAAAAGCAGTAAATCTCATAGGCCCATATGCCGATACAGAAATCAAAGCTGAGGAAGCGACAACGGATAACAGACCAGATGAAAGCGAAGCGATTTTAACAGGTGGTATCAATATCACCAGACCAGATAAGGACAGTAGTGAGTCAATCAGTATTAAAGGATTAAAATTTACAAAAAGCGGCATCTATTCAGTTGGTTGGGGGAATGATCCTAATTTGAATAGTATCACGATTGAAAACAATGTGTTTGAAAATATCGCGAACGAGTTAAATAATAGTGAAAAAAATGTATCAGCTATTCACTTTAATTTAGCAGATAATCAACCAGTTCAAAATTGCACCATCAAAAACAATCGTATTTCCGGTGTTGCCAATGGTGACTCCAGCGGGATTAATGTTTTTACGGTCAGTGGAGCAACAACCATTACCGGTAATTACATTGAAAATACAAACCATAGCGCATTACAAATTCAGGGCACAGCCACAGGAGATGTAACGATTACTGGCAACACCTTTAAAAACTGGGATCAGGATGTAGCGAACGGCGGACGCGCCATGCGTTTTGGCAAGTTTGCAAAGGTCGACTCAATGACTGTTACAAACAATAAGATGATTCGAGCTTTAGAGCCTGGTGAAGATAAAGATCAAATGGCAAAATTTGACACAATACCGGATGAAGGGTCACTTGACTTTAGCTTAAACTACTGGAATAGCAAGTTGCCAGTGACAACCTATGGTAAAGCAGAAGATAGCTCTGTCATTGTCATATCAGATGGTAGTGCAAAAATCAATGCATTGCCATATTATGCTGACGAAGAAATGAAGAGACCTTTAGTACCGGTTGAAGTAAAAGACAGTACAGGGAATTTAAAAGGAAACTACTTAACGATCCCTGAAGCTGTTGCTGACGCAGAAACTAAAGATCATATTGTAATTTCCGAGGGTATCCAGACGTTATCAAGCAGTATCACCATTCCAAGTGGAAAAGACCTGACGTTTGAAGGGACAGTATCCGACAGTGGCGCATTACTGACAACACTGCAGAGAAGCGCAGTCGGTGGCGATGGTAATAACATCATTTTTTCAGCAGCACAAGAAAATGTCCAAACAACGGTTAAAAACCTGAACTTTGTCACAACAAAAGAAGGAGCATCCACTTTCTATTCAGACAAAAAATCAGCAGAATTAACCATTGAAGGCTGTAGCTTCAATTCGGCCGAGGGCATAAATTACGGTGGAAATATTGTAATGGGTGCTGGCGTTGAAAATACAGGCAAACTGAGCTTTGTTAACAATAAGGTAAACTTCAGCTTCCGAAATGGTATTAACGCAGCAGGAAACAATAGTGTTATTACCGGGAATGAATTTGTATATACCAGTGACAGAATTAATGATAGTAACAGAACCTCTGTACTTTCACTGGTAGCTGATGATAACAGTGGAATTATTACTATTACAGACAATATTTTTAAAAACGCGAACCGCGCCATCGCAGTAGATAATTCAAAGATGCTAAGCGGGAATAAGGTAACCATCAAAGATAACCAGTTCATTGACGTGCGTTATGGATTTGAGTTAGGCTCTACGGTTAACAAAGGCTGCGGTGTATATGATTTATCCAAAAACTACTACGCTAGAACACAACCAGATGGCTCAGGAATAGCCGCTCCGATGTTAATTGAGGACGCCGATATTTCTGAAGGAACACATTTTGATGGATCAAGAGATTACAAAGGCGATCAGGTCAACGTTTATCCATATTACGTTGATAAGGAGATGACAAAAACTTACGCGCCGTTAGAAGTACAGCATAAAGATGAAGGTGCAAAAAACGAATACTTCGGCATCATTGCCAAAGCATATGAAGCGGCACATGCAGGCGATACTATCGTCATCAACAGAGCTGCCAATGGAAGCGACGCAGTCATTGATGAAGCGGTCGATATGAACACAAAAGATGCGGACCTGAAACTCATGGGCAGCACAACCTTTAACGGTACTTTTGCAGGATCAACCCGAGCCAGCCTGATTTTAGAGAATGGGACAACCGCGACCTTTACGAATGCAGAGCAAAACGCGATTCAGTACTTTACCTCAGTTGATGTCGAAAACTTCAATGCAGAGACTCCGACACAAATTGTTGCGCCAACAGTTAACACCTCACAAAACTCCTTCATCGCCAAAGGCGGACTGATGGACTATGTCAAAGGTGATCCGAACAGCATATGGACCTACGGCAGCCCAAGCGACCGTTTTAACGGTGGCGATGGAACCGCCGAAAAACCATGGCAGATCAATACGCCGGAACAGATGAAGCTATTACAAACGCCAGAATTTAAAACAAAAGACAAATACTTTAAGCTGACCAATGACATCAATGTATCTGATTGGGACGCGTTGGCAAAATTTGAAGGTAGTTTTAATGGTAATGGCTATTCCATTACCGGCAATGCCGTTAACTTTATTGACGAATTATCCAAAGACGCCAAGGTTGAAAAACTCCGATTTGAAGGCTTTACCAATTTAGTGAATACCAATAATGGTACCATTGAAAACTGTTATACCATTGGAGAAAAAACCACCGCGATTGTCAATATCATGGGCAGCGGCGGAACACTGACCGACAGCTTTACGGCTGGAACAAAAGCGGTACAGACTAATGAAGCAGGTGGTACAATACTGCATGTCTACCATTGTGGTGAAAAAGGCGGTATTGGTACAGCCATGACCAAAGCAGATATGCAGAAAGCACGCTTTGCTAATATGCTGAACAGTGGAACAGAAGGTGTCTGGGACTATAACGCAGATGTCGAAGCACCATCGGCGTATCCGTTTGTGATGAAGGATGACAAAACGACAACGATTCAGAAATTAGGTAAAGTTAATGTTAGCTGTGATGCAAGTATTGGCAAAGTATCAATAGTGCAACCAGACGATGGAATCTACGCAAAAGATACCATTACCTTAAAAGCTGAAATCACAAATTCAGATTATGATTTCTTGTCTTGGACAAATGCAAGCGGCGAAATTATTGGAACAAATCGGACCTGTGATTATACGCTGCGCACAAAAGATGATGTTGGAACATTTACAGCAAACTTTACACGCAAACCAACAATTACAGTAAGTGCATTGAATTTCAATGCAAGTGCAGGCAGTATTAGCGTAAATGGCATAGAAAATTCAAATGCTGTGAATGCTGAGATCAATGTTGGTACTATGGCAAGATTAAAGGCAACACCAAAGGTTGGCTATAAATTTGTTAAATGGACGACTCTCCAGGACATGAATACCGCGGTTTCAGTGGAAGATACGTTTACGATTTATGCCGGAACCAGCAATTTACAATATCTCGCGCATTTTGAAGAAATTCAGGCTGATAAAGTAACAGTAAGTTTCAAAAACTCTGTAACAGGTGCGATCATTGGACAACCCCAGACCATTGATAAAAATGGTGAAGTGGCTGTACCAGAAGCGCCAGTCTATTTGGATAGAGACTTTGTCGGTTGGTATGACGGTAATATAAAAGCAAGTGTTGTGAATGGCAAGATTCAAAATGTCCAAAAGGATACAACCTATGAAGCGCGCTATACACAAAAACACATACAGTATACTGTAACAGTCACTAACGGAAGTATCGATGGTGAACAAGGAACAAGCGTGCAAAAAGATGCTAATAGCCGCGTAACAGTTATTGCAAATACGCCGGAACAAGGCAAGCAATTTGCCGGATGGAAGTATACAAATGGTGATTCCATTATCAGTTACGACGCAACCTATACTTTTACGCTAAAAGCAGATACGTCAATTGAGGCAACTTATTCAGAACTTCCAGTAGAAAAGCAACCAACGGTTTCTATTGATCCGAACCCTGTTCAAATTGATCAGAGTGAAGGCCTGTATAAGCTACGCTTTATTGTAAGGTCGGAAGTTCCAGATGATGATGGTTACACGCCAATTAAATGTGGGATTGTGGCAAAGAAAGCAGATGTAGCAAACCCAGAAGAATTAGCCTTAGGTGCAGCTGATGTAATCGTAGGTGGAAAAACAAATATCGGCAATCAATATACCTACACAGTAAACTTGGGAAATCTGGCGGTTAGTACGACTGTTTCCGCGAGAGGATACCTGACTTATATGAAGAATGGTGAGACATATACTATCTACACCGACATGGTCAAGGGAACTGTAGTAGCGAATTAA